The genomic stretch TGGAGGAGAAGGCACGGCCTGCGCCGGTCTCGTCCTCGCGCTGAGTGGTCAGGTGATGCAGACCGATGATCATGTCCTGCGAGGGCAGCGCCACCGGGCGTCCGTCCGAGGGCTTCAGGATGTTGTTCGAGGAGAGCATCAGGATGCGCGCCTCGGCCTGGGCCTCGGGTGAGAGCGGGAGGTGGACTGCCATCTGGTCGCCGTCGAAGTCGGCGTTGAACGCCGAGCAGACCAGCGGGTGCAGCTGCAGCGCCTTGCCCTCCACCAGCTGCGGCTCGAAGGCCTGGATGCCCAGACGGTGCAGGGTGGGTGCGCGGTTGAGCAGCACCGGGTGCTCGGTGATGATCTCTTCGAGAACATCCCACACCTGGGGACGCTGCCGCTCCACCATGCGCTTGGCCGACTTGATGTTCTGCGCGTGGTTCAGATCCACCAGGCGCTTCATCACGAAGGGCTTGAACAGCTCCAGCGCCATCTGCTTGGGCAGACCACACTGGTGCAGCTGCAGCTGCGGGCCCACCACGATGACCGAACGGCCCGAGTAGTCCACGCGCTTGCCCAGCAGGTTCTGCCGGAAGCGTCCCTGCTTGCCCTTGAGCATGTCAGAGAGCGACTTCAGCGGACGGTTGCCCGGTCCGGTGACCGGACGACCGCGACGACCGTTGTCGAAGAGCGAGTCCACGGACTCCTGGAGCATCCGCTTCTCGTTGTTCACGATGATCTCGGGCGCACCGAGATCCAGCAGACGCTTCAGACGGTTGTTGCGGTTGATCACGCGACGGTAGAGATCGTTCAGATCCGAGGTCGCGAAGCGACCGCCGTCGAGCTGGACCATGGGCCGGATCTCCGGTGGGATCACCGGGACGGCCTCCAGGACCATGCCGCGCGGAGAGGTGCCGGTGGAGAGGAACGCGTTGAGCACCTTCAGCCGCTTCAGAGCACGCGTCTTGCGCTGGCCCTTGCCGGTGGCGATGATCTCGCGCAGTCGCTCTGCCTCGGCCTCCATGTCGTAGCTGGCCAGGCGACGCTGGATCGCCTCGGCCCCCATGGCGCCTTCGAAGTACTGGCCGTACCGGGTGCGCATCTCGCGGAAGAGCGCCTCATCGCCCTCGAGGTCGGAGACCTTGAGGTTCTTGAAGCGATCCCAGACCCGCTCGAGCTGCTCGATCTCGGCGTCGGCGCGCTTGCGCACCTGTGACATCTGCTTATCAGAGGTGTCACGTGCCTTCTTCTTCTCGGCAGCCTTGGCGCCCTCGCCCTCCAGTCGCTCGAGGTCACCCTCGAGGTCCTTGGAGATCGCGGCGATGTCGGCGTCGCGCTGATCTGCCAGGTGCTTGAGCTCCTGGTCGATCTCGGCCTGCAGGTTCGGCAGGTCGTCATGGCGACGGTCGGTGTCGACCTCGGTGATCATGTAGGCGGCGAAGTAGATGACCTTCTCGAGGTCCTTCGGCGCCAGGTCGAGCAGGTAGCCCAAGCGCGAGGGAACGCCCTTGAAGTACCAGATGTGGGTCACCGGCGCGGCGAGCTGGATGTGGCCCATCCGCTCGCGACGCACCTTGGCCCGGGTCACCTCGACGCCGCAGCGCTCACAGATGATGCCCTTGAAGCGCACGCGCTTGTACTTCCCGCAGTAGCACTCCCAATCCCGGGAGGGTCCGAAGATCTTCTCGCAGAAGAGTCCGTCCTTCTCGGGCTTCAGGGTGCGGTAGTTGATGGTCTCAGGCTTCTTGACCTCACCATAGGACCAACCACGGATTTCGTCACCGGTGGCAAGCCCGATACGCATTGTGCCGAATGAGGATTCTTGGGACATAGTCCGGTATCTCTCTTTTCTCTAAAGATTCGTGACGGAGTGAAGGTGCATCGGTGAGGTCCTCAGACCTCTTCGACCGAGCTGGGCTCTGCGCGGGAGAGGTCGATGCCAAGCTCCTCCGCAGCGCTGAACCCGGTTTCCTCCGAGTCACGCATCTCGACCTTGCTGCCGTCTGCGGAGAGGACCTCCACGTTGAGGCAGAGCGACTGCATCTCCTTGATGAGCACCTTGAACGATTCCGGAACGCCGGGCTCCGGGATGTTCTCGCCCTTCACGATGGCCTCGTAGACCTTCACACGACCGTGGATGTCATCGGACTTGATCGTCAGCAGCTCCTGCAGCGTGTAGGCGGAGCCGTAGGCCTCCAGGGCCCAGACCTCCATCTCACCGAAGCGCTGACCGCCGAACTGCGCCTTGCCGCCCAGCGGCTGCTGGGTGATCATCGAGTACGGTCCGGTGGAGCGGGCGTGGATCTTGTCGTCGACCAGGTGGTGCAGCTTCAGGATGTACATGTAGCCCACTGCCACACCCTCGGGGAACGGCTCGCCGGAGCGGCCGTCGAAGAGCTGCGCCTTGCCGTTGGCGCCCACCAGCTGCTCGCCGTCGCGTGACGGGTTCACAGACTCCAGGATTCCGGTGAGCTCGGCCGGCTCGGCGCCGTCGAACACCGGGGTGGAGACCTTGGTGGGTCCGGTCTCACGGGGCAGGTTCGGCAGCTTCTGGATCCACTCGGGCTCGCCCTCGATCTTCCAGCCCTGCTTGGCGGCCCATCCGAGGTGGACCTCCATGACCTGACCGATGTTCATACGGCCCGGCACGCCCAGCGGGTTCAGCACGATGTCCACCGGGGTGCCGTCGGGCAGGAAGGGCATGTCCTCCACAGGAAGGATCCTGGAGATGACGCCCTTGTTGCCGTGGCGCCCGGCGAGCTTGTCGCCGTCGGTGATCTTGCGCTTCTGCGCCACGTAGACGCGCACCAGCTGGTTCACGCCCGGGGGCAGATCGTCGCCGTCCTCCGCGTCGAAGATCCGGACACCGATCACGGTGCCGGACTCGCCGTGGGGCACCTTCAGCGAGGTGTCGCGGACTTCGCGGGACTTCTCCCCGAAGATCGCGCGCAGCAGCCGCTCCTCAGGGGTCAGCTCGGTCTCGCCCTTGGGCGTGACGCGACCGACCAGGATGTCGCCTGCCGAGACCTCGGCGCCGATGTGGATGATGCCGCGCTCGTCGAGCTGGGCGAGCATCTCCTCGGAGACGTTGGGGATGTCACGAGTGACCTCCTCGGCACCGAGCTTGGTGTCGCGAGCGTCGACCTCGTGCTCCTCGATGTGGATCGAGGTGAGCACATCGTCCTGGATCATCCGCTGCGAGAGGATGATCGCGTCCTCGAAGTTGTGACCCTCCCAGGACATGAACGCCACCAGCAGGTTCTTGCCCAGGGCGAGCTCGCCGGCCTCGGTAGAGGGTCCGTCGGCGATGATCGACTGGCGCTCCAGGCGATCTCCCTCGGAGACCCGCACCCGCTGGTTGTAGGCGTTGCCCTGGTTCGAGCGCTGGAACTTCATGATCGGGTAATGGATCTGAGTGCCGTCGTCGTTGAGCACGGTGACCATGTCGGCGGCCACACGGGTGACCACGCCGGGCTTCTCGGCGGTGACCGAGTCTCCGGCGTCGATGGCGGCGAACTTCTCCATGCCGGTGCCCACCAGCGGGGACTCCGACTCCAGCAGCGGCACAGCCTGACGCTGCATGTTCGCGCCCATGAGTGCACGGTTGGCGTCGTCGTGCTCCAGGAACGGGATCAGGGCGGTGGCCACAGACACCATCTGGCGCGGCGAGACGTCCATGTAGTCGATCTCTTCGGGAACGGTCAGCACGGGCTCGCCCTGCTCACCGGTGCCATCGGCACGACCACGGCAGAGCACGGTGGCCTCGGTGAAGGTCCCGTCCTCGTTCAGCGGCGCGTTGGCCTGAGCGATCTGGGAGATCAGCTCGTCATCGGCGGTGAGGTACTCGATCTGGTCGGTGACCACACCGCCCACGACCTTGCGGTACGGGGTCTCGATGAAGCCGAACGCGTTGATCCGTCCGTAGGTGGCCAGCGAGCCGATCAGGCCGATGTTCGGGCCTTCCGGGGTCTCGATGGGGCACATGCGGCCGTAGTGCGAGGGGTGGACGTCACGGACCTCCATGCCGGCGCGGTCACGGGAGAGACCGCCCGGGCCCAGCGCGGAGAGGCGACGCTTATGCGTCAGTCCGGCCAGCGGGTTGTTCTGATCCATGAACTGCGAGAGCTGCGAGGTGCCGAAGAACTCCTTGATGGAGGCGACGACGGGGCGGATGTTGATCAGCGTCTGCGGCGTGATGGCCTCGACGTCCTGAGTCGTCATCCGCTCGCGGACCACACGCTCCATGCGGGACAGGCCGGTGCGGACCTGGTTCTCGATGAGCTCCCCGACCGCGCGGATGCGTCGGTTGCCGAAGTGGTCGATGTCGTCCACGGTGATGTGGACGTCGATCTCTTCAGCGTCGCGGATCCCCTTGATGGTCTCCTTGCCGGCGTGCAGCGCGGCGAGGTAGTGGATCATCGCGACGATGTCGGCCTCGCTGAGCACCGAGGCGTCGGCGTCGGTGAAGGCCTTGTCCACGCCGAGCTTGCGGTTGAGCTTATAGCGGCCCACCTTGGCGAGGTCGTAGCGCTTGGGCGTGAAGTAGAGCCCGCGCAGCAGCGACTCGGCGGCCTCCACGGTCGGCGGCTCGCCCGGGCGCAGCTTGCGGTAGATGTCGATCAGCGCATCGGCCTGGGTCTCGAAGGCGTCCTTCTCCATGGTGGCGCGGATCGAGTCATACTCGCCGAACTCTTCCAGGATCCGGGACTCGGTCCAGCCCAGCGCCTTCAGCAGCGCGGTCACCGGCTGCTTGCGACGACGATCCAGACGCACGCCGACCTGATCGCGCTTGTCGATCTCGAGCTCGAACCAGGCCCCGCGGGAGGGGATGACCTTCGCCGTGTAGATGTCCTTGTCGCTGGTCTTGTCCGGGGTGCGCTCGAAGTAGGCTCCCGGGGAGCGGACCAGCTGGGAGACGACGACACGCTCGGTGCCGTTGATGATGAACGTGCCGCGATCGGTCATGAGCGGGAAATCGCCCATGAACACGGTCTGCTGCTTGATCTCACCGGTGTTGTGGTTCATGAACTCGGCCTTGACGTACAGCGGAGCGGAATACGTGGTGTCCCGCTCCTTGCACTCGGCGACCGGCATCTTGGGGTCGGCGAACTCGGGATCGGAGAAGCTCAGGGACATGGTGCCCTGGAAGTCCTCGATCGGTGACATCTCTTCGAAGATGTCGGAGAGTCCGGAGGTTTCGGAAACGCCCTTGATGCCCTTCTGCCGGGCCTCCTCGACCCGAGCAGCCCAGCTGTCGTTGCCGATCAGGCGGTCGAAGGAGTCGATCTGCAGAGCCAGCAGCTCCGGAACATCGAGGGGTTCGTGAATCTTTGCGAATGAGAGTCGGCCTGCGTATTCAGCAGTGCGGGCCGAGGCAGCGGTTTGCGTCGTTGAGGTGCTCGAGGCGACCAAGTTGGATCCTTCCACAGACCTTCGTAGCTTCCGTAGGAATCACGCATAAATTCAACTGCCCACCGCTATTTGAAGGCACTGATGTAGAGAAGATGCGCAAAGGTACAGAGTAGACCATGAAGGCAGCCCAGGGCAAGAGAAAGCCGCTGGGGCGAAAGACGCGAGGGCTGAGCCTGGCGCCGAACGGGAAGGCCGGCGGAGAGTGAAGATGGGCCTCCGGGCTTTCTGGGCAGTAACTGTACCAGCCTGCACCGCCGGGCGTGCGGTGCGACACATCCACGGCGCGCCCAGGTCGGTGAGGGATCAGACGATCCTGCGCCGCTCCGCCCAGCGGGTGAGCTCATGGCGTGAGGAGAGCTGGAGCTTGCGCAGCACCTTCGAGACGTGGGTCTCCACGGTCTTGATCGAGAGGAACAGCTCGCTCGCGATCTCCCGGTATGTGTAGCCGCGGGCGATCAGCCGCATCACCTCCACCTCGCGTGCGGAGAGCCGGTCGAGCTCCTCGTCGCGGACATCGGCGACGCCGGCGGTGCCGAAGGCATCCAGCACGAATCCCGCCAGCCGCGGAGAGAAGACCGCATCTCCGGTGGCCACGCTCTCCACCGCTGCGGCGAGCTCGGTGGTGGAGATGGTCTTGGTGACATAGCCGCGCGCCCCGGCGCGGATCACCGAGACCACGTCCTCGGCCTGGTCCGAGACGCTGATCGCCAGGAAGCGCACCTGGGGCAGATCCCGGCAGGCACGCACGACCTCGGCCCCTCCCCCGCCGGTCCCGCCCGGGAGGTGGACATCGAGGAGCACCACCTCTGGCAGCGCGGCGCGGACGGCGGCGATCGCGGAGTCGACGTCGTGCCCCTCCCCGACGACCTGGACCCGTCCGGACATCTCGGACTTCAGTCCGGCACGGAAGATGCCGTGGTCATCGATGATCACCACCCGGCGCAGCGCGGGCGCCTCCGTGGCGCCTGCCAGCTCAGCCATGGGTCTCCTCTCGCTGGGCCGTCGGTTCCACCGGCGTCTCCGGTCCGCCCGCCACAGCCACGGGCATCCGCAGCTGGACCTCGGTGCCGGTCTCACCCGAGCGGATCCGTACCGAACCCCCGGCGCGCTGCATCCGTCCGAT from Nesterenkonia sandarakina encodes the following:
- a CDS encoding DNA-directed RNA polymerase subunit beta gives rise to the protein MVASSTSTTQTAASARTAEYAGRLSFAKIHEPLDVPELLALQIDSFDRLIGNDSWAARVEEARQKGIKGVSETSGLSDIFEEMSPIEDFQGTMSLSFSDPEFADPKMPVAECKERDTTYSAPLYVKAEFMNHNTGEIKQQTVFMGDFPLMTDRGTFIINGTERVVVSQLVRSPGAYFERTPDKTSDKDIYTAKVIPSRGAWFELEIDKRDQVGVRLDRRRKQPVTALLKALGWTESRILEEFGEYDSIRATMEKDAFETQADALIDIYRKLRPGEPPTVEAAESLLRGLYFTPKRYDLAKVGRYKLNRKLGVDKAFTDADASVLSEADIVAMIHYLAALHAGKETIKGIRDAEEIDVHITVDDIDHFGNRRIRAVGELIENQVRTGLSRMERVVRERMTTQDVEAITPQTLINIRPVVASIKEFFGTSQLSQFMDQNNPLAGLTHKRRLSALGPGGLSRDRAGMEVRDVHPSHYGRMCPIETPEGPNIGLIGSLATYGRINAFGFIETPYRKVVGGVVTDQIEYLTADDELISQIAQANAPLNEDGTFTEATVLCRGRADGTGEQGEPVLTVPEEIDYMDVSPRQMVSVATALIPFLEHDDANRALMGANMQRQAVPLLESESPLVGTGMEKFAAIDAGDSVTAEKPGVVTRVAADMVTVLNDDGTQIHYPIMKFQRSNQGNAYNQRVRVSEGDRLERQSIIADGPSTEAGELALGKNLLVAFMSWEGHNFEDAIILSQRMIQDDVLTSIHIEEHEVDARDTKLGAEEVTRDIPNVSEEMLAQLDERGIIHIGAEVSAGDILVGRVTPKGETELTPEERLLRAIFGEKSREVRDTSLKVPHGESGTVIGVRIFDAEDGDDLPPGVNQLVRVYVAQKRKITDGDKLAGRHGNKGVISRILPVEDMPFLPDGTPVDIVLNPLGVPGRMNIGQVMEVHLGWAAKQGWKIEGEPEWIQKLPNLPRETGPTKVSTPVFDGAEPAELTGILESVNPSRDGEQLVGANGKAQLFDGRSGEPFPEGVAVGYMYILKLHHLVDDKIHARSTGPYSMITQQPLGGKAQFGGQRFGEMEVWALEAYGSAYTLQELLTIKSDDIHGRVKVYEAIVKGENIPEPGVPESFKVLIKEMQSLCLNVEVLSADGSKVEMRDSEETGFSAAEELGIDLSRAEPSSVEEV
- a CDS encoding LuxR C-terminal-related transcriptional regulator, translating into MAELAGATEAPALRRVVIIDDHGIFRAGLKSEMSGRVQVVGEGHDVDSAIAAVRAALPEVVLLDVHLPGGTGGGGAEVVRACRDLPQVRFLAISVSDQAEDVVSVIRAGARGYVTKTISTTELAAAVESVATGDAVFSPRLAGFVLDAFGTAGVADVRDEELDRLSAREVEVMRLIARGYTYREIASELFLSIKTVETHVSKVLRKLQLSSRHELTRWAERRRIV